In Chryseobacterium oryzae, the genomic stretch GAAAAATATCAGTTATACACAGCTGAGCAATATTATTTCTCTTAAACAAGGTGAAAGTATCAGCGAACATACATTTTTAAGCAAAATTCTTGGGTCTAAAAATTTTCAGATTAAAAATTATCATCATTTAGGGTATCAAAAGCATTTAAATGAAGCAGATTCGGTAAAACTTATTAAGGAAGTGGAGTTTGATATTCTCCGTTTGGCAGAAATGATGAATTCTACCGAAAAAACAGAACCATTTTTCAGAAAAGCAGATCTGGTTACGGTAAATTGCGATGCAATCGAAAGTTTTTCTGAGAGTTTTTCTATGAATCCTCAGGTAAATGGACTCAACAGACGTGAAATCTGTGCTTACATGAAAGAGATTGGCTTGAGTGAAAATTTGAAGTCTGTAGGGATTTTCAATTATAACATCTACTCGGAAAATCAGCTTAATCACCAGCTTTTAGCTCAAATGATTTGGTATCTTATAGAAGGAATCAACATACAGCATTCTCATCCGAAAGAAAGAAGCTACGAAATGTTTTATGTACTTGTTGAAGACCGACAGTATGCTTTTAAACGCGATACTTTCAGCAATCTTTGGTATTTTGGGGATGATGATAATATTGAAAACTGTATTCCATGTTCGAGAAGAGATTTTGATGAAGCCAAAAAAGGCTGGTTAAGTCCGAGATTTACAAAAGCTTAATTCATGAATGCTTTATCAAAAGTTTCGGTAATTGTCCCGGTATATAATGTTGAAAATTATCTTGCTAAATGTCTTAATTCCTTAGTTAACCAAACCCTGCAAAATATTGAGATCATTGTTGTAAATGATGGTAGTACTGATGATTCTCAGCGAATTATAGATGAGTTTTCTGCCCAGTTTCCATCAAAAATTAAAGCTTTTACAAAAGAAAACGGTGGGTTGAGTGATGCCCGAAATTTTGGAATTGATAGAGCTTCGGGAGATTATTTAGGCTTTGTAGACAGTGATGACTATGTTTCTGAAACCATGTTTGAAGAAATGCTCAATCTTGCTGAAAAATGTAGCGCAGAAATGGTTATCTGTAATATTCAGAAAGTGGATGAGCACGGTAAAGTCACCCAAAAACTTACGCAAATCCCCAATATGCCAGAAGAAATTGATTTGCGTTCTCATTTTTCTGTTTTTTCAGATTTAAGTTATTTTGCGTGCAATAAACTCTTCAAAAAAGAATTGTTTAAGGATAAGAGATTTAAAAAAGGGGTTCATTATGAGGATATTCAGCTGATTCCACAACTTTTGTTAAAGTGCACTGTTTTGGCTCAGACTCAGAATTTTCATTATCAATATTTTGAAAGAACAGATTCTATTTCGAAAACTCATAACGAAAAAGGACTTGATATTTTGAAAGCAGTAGAAGAGGTGGAATTGGCTTTTGCAACTTCTAAATATTCTGATAAAAATGAGGAATTAAAAAATTTTCAGATTCTTGAGGGTATTTATACTTTTCTCGCATATCTCGCTTTTGTGAAAAGTGATGAAGTGTTTTACAAAATGTCTGGGCAATTATCCTATTTTATTGAAAAAAGAGGGATTAAATTGAAAGATATATTGTTCTACAGTCGTTTCGGTAAAAATTATATTTTATCTTTGCCGCTGAAAAAAAAGATTTTCTATCTTCTTTTCTTTTCAGGACAGAAAAAGTTGATAAGAAAACTTATGTAACACAAATAGCAATATTGTTGTTTCTGTGCCCTGAAACAATGATTTTTTTACACTTTGCTTTCCCAAATTGGCAAAGTAGATAATAAAAACAGCGATGAAAAATTTTGAATTACTCTTAACTCAAACAGGAATTTCTATTTTTTATGTAAAAGTAGGGTTAGGGTTTTTATTCTCTTTTTTAATCACTTTTTTTTCTATTCCTACCATAATTAAGATTTCCAGAAGAAAAAATCTGATGGATGAACCAGGGGTGAGAAGTTCCCATCTCAGGAAAATCCCCAATCTTGGCGGAATTGCTATTTTTTATTCCATAGGAATATGCACCTCTATTTTTGCCTACGAAATTTTCGATTTATATAAATTTCTTTTTGCATCACTTATCATTCTTCTATATGTGGGAATAATGGATGATATTGTAGTAATGCGGGCTTACAAAAAACTCATTGCACAAATCGTAGTTTCTGTGTTTATTGTGATTGGATCCGATGTAAGAATTCGAAGTTTGTTTGGGATATTTGGTATTTATGAAATTAATTATTGGATAAGTGTTATTTTCTCAATTATCACATTCATTATTCTTATTAATGCATTTAATCTCATTGACGGGATAGATGGTCTTGCAGGAGGATATTCTGTAGTTTGCAGTGCACTTTTCGGTATCAGTTATTATCACTTAGGACCGTATAATTACCCCTTGGTAATTCTTTCTTCTGTAATTATTGGTTCTGTTTTGGCATTTTTATATTATAATCTCTCCAATTACAGAGCAGCAAAAATTTTTATGGGAGATACCGGTTCTATGTTACTAGGATTTTTGCTCGCTTTTACTTGTATCTGTTTTATTGATATTTTTATTGATAAAGAAAGATTAGACATCCCCAGATATCATTTGAAATCTGCACCAGTTATTGCAGTTGCAATACTTATATTACCCATTGTGGATACTTTAAACGTTATCGTAATTAGGCTTTTTAACCGAAAATCTCCATTTGAGGCAGATAAAAACCATATTCATCATAAACTTCTAAAACTGAATCTTACTCACAGAAGAGCTAGTTTTTATATCATTATATATTATTTATTTATTATACTTATTACCTACTTTTTAAGGCATTCTAATGTGAATATTCTTCTGGCTACGGTGTTGATTTTGGGTTTTATAGGAGCCTATATTCCGGATCTTATACTTGCTTTTCAAAACGATAAACAAAGAAGTATTAATTAAATCTCTATTTTTGCAACTACATTTTATGACGATGAAAATTTATAAAAATTTATTATTTCTGATTATTCCGCTTATTCTTACTTCTTGCCTTACTTCTAAGGACGTTAAATATATGCAGGAAAGTGAGAGTTTGGTTATTAACGAAGAAGGCTTAATCCCATATAATATCCCTATTTATAGAGTGACAAAAAATGACATGTTAACTCTTGATATTGTTACAACACCCAAAGGTGATGCGGCACAGTTTTATTCTTCCTTAAATACTTCAGGATTAGGAGGAGGAACTTCTATTAGTGTAATGGGTACTAATAATGGTACTGGTGTTGGAGGTGATGCTACTATTTATTTTAGAGGTTTGAAAGTTGATACTAAAGGTGAAGTTAATATATTTGGGATAGGATTTATTAAGGTAGAAGGAAGAACTCTGGATGAAATAACAGCTGAAATTCAGGAAAAAGTAAATGAAAATTTTCAGGAAGGTAAATCTCAGGTAAGACTAAATACAGATGGTATTACTTACTATATTCTTGGAGATATTGAATCAACAGGAATGACTGGAGAAAAAAAAGCATACAAAAATACACTTACCCTCACGGAAGCTATTGCTATGAATGGAGGAATGAACCGAACTATCGACCGTAAGAATATTGTCATTTACCGCAAACTTCCGGAAGGAATTAAAAAAGCAAAAATAGATATCACAAGAGAAGATGTTATGAATTCTCCGTACTTCTACATACAAAATGGAGACGAAATCTTGCTCTCTACTAATAAGAGAAGTCTTAATGGTTTTGGTAAAGATCCTTTACAAACAGTTATCAGCGGAGTTTCTGTAATTACTACCGCAATGTCCATCTATCTACTTATTAAAAATCTTTAATTATGATTCCGGGAAAAGACAATAATAAGGGAGCTAAGAATGATGCACCTAAAGAAAAATTCGGTTCTTTTGCGCTTTTTGATGTTGAACATTTTTTAAGAAGGTTACTTAAAAACTGGTATTGGTTTGTGCTCACACTTTCCATAGGATATGTTGTTTCTTGGTTTTATGGTAAATATTATGCGCAGAATATATATGCGTCTAATCTTTCTCTGAGTATCTCCAATAATACATCCAGTTATTTTACACCCAACCAGTCTATTAACTTTATTTGGGGACAAGGAGGAAATCAGGATGGGATTTACCTGAAAAAAATGCTTTTATCAAGATCTCATAACGAATTCTTGGTTCACGAATTAAATCTTTTTGTGAATTATCAGACAAAAGGAACCATAAAAGCAACTTACCTGGATAAAGATGATTCACCTGTGTTTTTGGATGTAGATAGAAAACATTTACAGCAGGTTAATTATCCGATAACGCTAATTCCCAAAGGGAATAATTCTTATGAAGTAGTACTGCCGAAAGATGGGCAATCTTCCAGTCTGTATTCTTATGAGTTTGAAGGTTTTCAAAATATTAATTCATTTCCAAGACCTGCGAATAAAATTATTAAAGTTAACGAATGGTATACGTCTCCTAATCTTCGTTTCAGGTTAGTGCCTAATCCTATTGAAACAAAGATTAAACTAGACAATGTTATTGTAAATCTAAGCACGGTGAATGATGCTGTAAATAACATTATTGGCTCTGTAGGAGTAGATTTTGATAAAGAAATTAATACAATAATGATTGTTTCTAAAACAGGATACAATCTGAACAGTACAGTAAATTTTCTCAATACATCTATTGAAGAGCTGCGTAAAAAAAGATTTAATGATCAGAATACTGTAGATCAGCGTACCGAAGCCTATCTAGCAGAAAATCTTTTAGACATACGAAAAAAGTTAGACTCTAGTGCTGCATATCTCAATCATCTAAAAGTTTCAGAAAAATTATATGATATTAATAACAGAGATGAAAAATCTCTAGATAAAATAAAGGAGCTGGAGGCGAAAAAAGCTGATTTTCTAAGCAAAATGAATTCTCTGAAGAATATTAGAAGTACAGTAGATTCTAAAAATTTTGATAAAATGATTAGTCCTTCTGCGGCAGGATTCGATGATGGAATGTTTACGGCTTCTGTTTCTGAATTGAAAGCTTTATATATGAAAAAAAGAGAGCTTTCAACTATTTATACTCCTAATTCAGAGCCAATTAAAGAGGTGAATAGGTTAATCAATGAAGCTATGAGCAATTCTTCAGGTTCGCTCAGAAATGTCTATAATGTTTATACCACACAGATTAATAAATTAGACCAGCAAATTGCCGAGGCAAGTTCAGATTTATCAACCTATCCTGAAAAACAGAGAAAATATTTGGATGCTGAAAGAGGGTATAATATGATTGAAGCAACCTATAATAGTCTTTTAAGCAGACAGAATGAGAGCAAAATGAGGTTGGCAACCAATCAGTCTGATATTACAGTAATCGATCCAGCTAAGAATTTGGGTCAAGGACCGATAGGACCGAATGTAAAAGCAACTAAAATGGCTATTCTGGCGGGGTTTTC encodes the following:
- a CDS encoding glycosyltransferase family 4 protein; its protein translation is MKNFELLLTQTGISIFYVKVGLGFLFSFLITFFSIPTIIKISRRKNLMDEPGVRSSHLRKIPNLGGIAIFYSIGICTSIFAYEIFDLYKFLFASLIILLYVGIMDDIVVMRAYKKLIAQIVVSVFIVIGSDVRIRSLFGIFGIYEINYWISVIFSIITFIILINAFNLIDGIDGLAGGYSVVCSALFGISYYHLGPYNYPLVILSSVIIGSVLAFLYYNLSNYRAAKIFMGDTGSMLLGFLLAFTCICFIDIFIDKERLDIPRYHLKSAPVIAVAILILPIVDTLNVIVIRLFNRKSPFEADKNHIHHKLLKLNLTHRRASFYIIIYYLFIILITYFLRHSNVNILLATVLILGFIGAYIPDLILAFQNDKQRSIN
- a CDS encoding exopolysaccharide transport family protein, with the protein product MIPGKDNNKGAKNDAPKEKFGSFALFDVEHFLRRLLKNWYWFVLTLSIGYVVSWFYGKYYAQNIYASNLSLSISNNTSSYFTPNQSINFIWGQGGNQDGIYLKKMLLSRSHNEFLVHELNLFVNYQTKGTIKATYLDKDDSPVFLDVDRKHLQQVNYPITLIPKGNNSYEVVLPKDGQSSSLYSYEFEGFQNINSFPRPANKIIKVNEWYTSPNLRFRLVPNPIETKIKLDNVIVNLSTVNDAVNNIIGSVGVDFDKEINTIMIVSKTGYNLNSTVNFLNTSIEELRKKRFNDQNTVDQRTEAYLAENLLDIRKKLDSSAAYLNHLKVSEKLYDINNRDEKSLDKIKELEAKKADFLSKMNSLKNIRSTVDSKNFDKMISPSAAGFDDGMFTASVSELKALYMKKRELSTIYTPNSEPIKEVNRLINEAMSNSSGSLRNVYNVYTTQINKLDQQIAEASSDLSTYPEKQRKYLDAERGYNMIEATYNSLLSRQNESKMRLATNQSDITVIDPAKNLGQGPIGPNVKATKMAILAGFSAIPLLIILLGSLFDSKIRNIKELISVTKIPLLGVIGNNASENMLTVLDSPKSSVSEAFRGIRANVRFLSGDDNKSKVILVTSSVGGEGKTYVSINLASVLGLSDKKTILLGMDLRKPKIFGDFNIDNKLGISNYLTGEATVEQIINKTRIPNLDVATSGPIPPNPSELLMSERNIKFIEELKNLYDFIIIDSPPVGLVADSYELMKYSDANLYIVRHEYTEKYMLKMITEKYHNGEIKHLGFVYNDYVVKQGYGYGYGYGYGYGYGYGYGYFDEDKNYKEPLLIKIRDKMKSIFNR
- a CDS encoding polysaccharide biosynthesis/export family protein, with translation MKIYKNLLFLIIPLILTSCLTSKDVKYMQESESLVINEEGLIPYNIPIYRVTKNDMLTLDIVTTPKGDAAQFYSSLNTSGLGGGTSISVMGTNNGTGVGGDATIYFRGLKVDTKGEVNIFGIGFIKVEGRTLDEITAEIQEKVNENFQEGKSQVRLNTDGITYYILGDIESTGMTGEKKAYKNTLTLTEAIAMNGGMNRTIDRKNIVIYRKLPEGIKKAKIDITREDVMNSPYFYIQNGDEILLSTNKRSLNGFGKDPLQTVISGVSVITTAMSIYLLIKNL
- a CDS encoding glycosyltransferase family 2 protein, with protein sequence MNALSKVSVIVPVYNVENYLAKCLNSLVNQTLQNIEIIVVNDGSTDDSQRIIDEFSAQFPSKIKAFTKENGGLSDARNFGIDRASGDYLGFVDSDDYVSETMFEEMLNLAEKCSAEMVICNIQKVDEHGKVTQKLTQIPNMPEEIDLRSHFSVFSDLSYFACNKLFKKELFKDKRFKKGVHYEDIQLIPQLLLKCTVLAQTQNFHYQYFERTDSISKTHNEKGLDILKAVEEVELAFATSKYSDKNEELKNFQILEGIYTFLAYLAFVKSDEVFYKMSGQLSYFIEKRGIKLKDILFYSRFGKNYILSLPLKKKIFYLLFFSGQKKLIRKLM
- a CDS encoding formimidoylglutamase is translated as MNFEDFIISPRNFKTENWQIGHRITKELKEDSIVLLFVSDYRGANGDAEVQDFTAIRKEFYKLSQLDFEIPVVDLGDLVSGKSVEDSHYILQEVLSACHYKRAIPVIIGGSNDFAFSLFSALHFHQKNISYTQLSNIISLKQGESISEHTFLSKILGSKNFQIKNYHHLGYQKHLNEADSVKLIKEVEFDILRLAEMMNSTEKTEPFFRKADLVTVNCDAIESFSESFSMNPQVNGLNRREICAYMKEIGLSENLKSVGIFNYNIYSENQLNHQLLAQMIWYLIEGINIQHSHPKERSYEMFYVLVEDRQYAFKRDTFSNLWYFGDDDNIENCIPCSRRDFDEAKKGWLSPRFTKA